TTTACTGGGCCCTACCATCATTCGAGAACTCACCCACCCGGAACGGTGCAAAGCTCAGAGGCGAGGGGGCAACTAACCCTCAACAAAAGATACGTGTGCGAGGAACACTATGACCGAACAGAACGGAAGCGCCTTGGCCCTGGCTGAGAAATATTACACTCAATACGGATTGAGGGCAAGAGAGTTGAAAGCCGCAGGCAGGAAGATCATAGGCTACCTGACAGCCATGGGTCCTGTGGAAATCCTGACGGCAGCAGGCGTGGTGCCCTTTCGCCTCAAAGGGAATGTAGCAGAGGCAATAACCAGGGGCGACGCCTACATGGAAACGATTGTCTGCCCCTTCGTGAGAAGTGTCTTCGATGCAGCGGTCAAAGGAAAATTCGATTTCCTTGACGGGCTCATACTGCCGCATCAGTGCGACTCTATCGACAGGACGAGCGACATCTGGAACTACGACCTCACGTTGCCTTATTTTCATTTCTTGAACGTCCCCCACATGACGGATGACCCTTCATTCGAATTCATGAAGGAAATACTTCGGATCTTCATTTCCAGTCTCGAGAAAGTAACGGGTGCGAACATCACCAGCGAGGCGCTGGCCGGGGCAATACAGGCACACAATGACAACAGGCGTCTGATACGAGAACTCTATGCACTCAGGAAATCGAATCCTCCCCTCATCTCCGGCACGGAAATGATGAAGGTCCTTGTTGCCATAATGAGCCTTCCCGTCGACGAATCAAGCGCCTTGGTGGAAAGCGTCATTCGTGACGTCAAGCAGAGAGAAGTGGCCGGTAACGGGAGGAGACAGAGGATTATGTTGATCGGCGATCAGATAGATGATGTGGCAGTGACAGAGATAATCGAGGCCGCAGGGGCCTGGCTCGTCATGGACGATATATCAATAGGCGCAAAGATGCACTGGGCGGATGCCGACGCCAGCGCGGAACCGGTACACGCGATTGCCGAGCGCATACTCAGAAAGCTGAAATTGCCGACGCTCGCAGAATCGGGAACAACGTACAACGAAAGCGTAGATTCGCGGTTCGGTCACCTGCGACGCCACATCGATGAATTCAACGTAGACGGGGTCATTCACATAGTCTACAAGTACTGCGATCCTTATGGCTTCGAAGTTCCAGCACTAAAGAACTTTATTGAATCGAACGGGACTCCGGTCCTGTACCTCGAGGATGAGTACTCCACCTCTGCGCTCGGAAGGGTAAAGACCAGGATAGAGGCATTTCTCGAAATGATTGCCTGACAGGTTACTGAGAACGGAAGGGGAATCCATGGCAGAACAACGGAAAGCGAGACAACTGGCAACAGAAGCCGCAGTGAAAGTGCCGAAAATTGCGCGGGCCAATCTGGTCGCTACGGTAAAGGCGAAAGAAGAAGGAAAGAAGGTCGCCTATGCCTTTATTGATTCGGGACAGGAAGAGATTATGAGAGCGATGGACATTGTCCCCGCCTGGGTTGAAAGTTTCTCGGGTATCTGCTCGGCAAAGCGTGACGCTGAGAAGTACCTTCAAAAGGCGGAGGCAGACAATTTATCCCGGTCGCTGTGCACGTATGCAACGTGCAACCTGGGCTTCGACATGTGGCGGCAGGAACTGGAAGGCGAAATGCCTCCGGGGGCTCCCTGGGGTGGGCTTGGAAAACCGGACATGATTATCGGTAGTGGACAGCAGTTATGCGATCCCCGGTTCAAGTGGCCTCAAGCGACTCAGTTCTATCTCCGGGATGTACCGATGTTCCTCGCTGGTCTCTATTACCCACCCTGGGACCCGACTCTTGACGAAAAGGAATTCAAGGAACAGGAGAAGATCTACGTCAACTACACTGCGGCCGAATACAGGGAGCAGGTCAGGTTTTGCGAAAAATATACGGGCAAAAAGATGGACTGGGATCGCTTCGAGCAAATCGTCGATCTGACCGATCGCACCTGGGACTTGTTTGTAGACACGTATGAACTCCGCAAGGCGGTGCCCACGCCGATGGATACCGGAGACGCCATGAACACGATGGTGCCCTTCGCCTTCAATCTCGCCACCCAGGAGGCGTATGATTTCTACCTGGCGCTCAATGCAGAATTGAAACAGAAAATTGCAGAGGGAAAGGGCGTAGCGGAGCATGAAACATACAGACTTGTCTGGGGGGCAGGTCTTCCTTCCTGGTTCGCCTTGTCTGATTTTCAGTATTTCAATGACAAGGGAGCTGTATTCCCTGTGGAGATCACCTACCGCAACGCGGAGAAGATCGAACGGCTCGAACTGCCGAAGACAAGCGACCCGATCGAGCACTGCGCATGGAGGCGGGTTAAGTTCTGGACCCATTGGTATGAGAAGGCGCGCAAACGGCCAGGTTCTCTTCCCAAGGTTGAACGCATCATCGAGTATCTGGAAGGTTACGGCTGCGTGGGGGTGGTCTTCCATTCTGCCTTTTCCTGTCGGAGCTGGCACGCAGGCATCGTCCAGCAGGCCCAGGTCTTGAGGAAGATGTACGGGGATATCCCTGTGCTTATTATGGAGGGCGATATTGTCGATATCAGTGCGTACAACGAAGTCGACACCCACAACAGGATCGACGCCTTCATTGAAACACTCGAGGCACGCAGGATTCAGAAGAGGCCATAGACCTATCACGCCCAGCCGCCGCCTCTAGTCTTCCTTGGTAAATGCAGTCGCTATCTGAATCTGATTATCGACGAATGTGATGCCTTGCACGCCGGCCACAGCCCGCCCGGCATCCGTTTTCTCATGGGGTACACCCACAGTTCCCGTTAACCTGATCTTAGATGGTTCAACAACAAAAACGGAGACATAAGGTGGTGCGAATCCTGCCTCCACGAGCGCAGCCTCGGCTCTCCTCGCAAGGCTCATCATACCAAGCGATTGCATCGCGTCCATGGAACGGGATTTCATTGCGTCGCTGGTGGCCATATTGATCACGATGTCTGCTGCCAAAGGAATCGACAGGTGATCCATGTTGAGCACGACATCATAGAGCTCGGGGTTATCCCAATCCGCACCGAAGGCGAACTTGATGAAAGCGGCTCGCTCGTGGTCGATTCTCTGGAGTACCCTGATAGCCTCCTCCCTCCGTAAGCCCCGTTCCTCCATGTTTCCGATGCGTTTTCCCAGTGAGGCAGTGACCCTGACATGCATGGCGCACGGAAACTCTCTCAAGAGGAGGTGACTTCCTCTGCCCAGGAACAGGGCATTCCCCTGGCTCGCGAGCTCATAAATGACTGCCATCAGGCGATTCAGATGTGCCTGGGGGCGTGACGAAAATATTCTCTGAAAAAGAGAGGGCACCTTCTCGTCTATGTCCTGCACATCCTTGAGGAAGCCCATTTCCCGCGCTCTATGCTCGATGGCCTCTGTATCGTAGAGATTGCAGTGCAGCTCTTGTGCGACCCGGCGGGCTATTTCCGATCCGTTCGCGCCCATCTTCCTGGAAAGCGTAATGAAATACATTGGGCACCTCAGAGGCGGATGTTTCGTCTTCCTATGTACCATTCTGGTAGAGCTGGTTTTCCCTGTCAAGTGGTTTTAGGACCCGGATAACTCTCTCTACTTCTTTTTGGTCTGCCAACGTGGTGCGAGAGGAAATCGCGGATACATTGAATCTCCGAGCACAATGCGCCATTGCGTAGCATGGCAAGTATCCCCTTGACATGAACTCAAACTCAGCGGTAAATTAAACCGACCGGTCGGATTACTTACATTGCGCGGGCTTACAATAAGATCATCATGAAGCGGAAAAATTCAGCTAAACCGTCACCAAAATCGGACAAAAAAATCAACGCCATCGCTACTGCTGCCGGGAAGCTTTTCAGCACAAAGGGCTACGTAGAGACGAGCATGGAAGACATTGCAGCAACCGCGAAATTAAGCAAAGGCGGGATGTATCACTACTTCAGCTGCAAGGAGGACATACTCTATTTCATCTTGTCCAATTTCATGGATTTGATGCTGGAAGGTTTTGAGCAGGAGCTCCGGGACTTGCAGAACCCGGCAGATAAGGTCGGACATGTTATCTCGCGCCACGTGGAGGCCTACGCTGCTCACATGTATTCAGCAAAAGCTCTCCTCAATGAGGCCTATAACCTTTCGACATCGAAGCTATCGAAGATCAAGTCCAAAGAAAAGAGGTACTTTTCAATTATAGCAGGAGTCCTTTCCTTATATTGCGGGCATACGTTACCCAAAGAGAAGCTGACGGTTGTTACGTTCAATCTGCTCGGAATGTGTAACTGGATTTATTCCTGGTATAATCCGGAAGGTTCGATACGTCCCGATCAGCTATCGGAGATCATTTTCGAGAACTTTACCAAGGGTTTGTCGGCTTTCAGGCGTCACCATGAGCATGCTGACTGATTCGGGGAGTATCAGATAACGGAGGCAGCACATGAAGAGAGAGACCGATTACGGGTATGAAATCAAGCCTGTATATACGCCCGAGGACATCGAGAGCCTTGATTACGCGAGAGACATAGGAGACCCCGGCTCATATCCTTTCGTTCGAGGGTATCATCCGAACGGGTATCGCAGCCGTGTATGGACAAGGCGGATGACCGCGGGGCTCGGGTCTTCCAAAAAAACCAATGAGGTGCTCAAGCAGTACAGGGAAATGGGTCAAACACAAGGGATGCTGGTGATCTGTGACAGGCCCAATGCCATGCCTATAGATGCCGATCATCCCATGGGCAGAAGAGAGGCTGGTGTTCTGGGATGGCATGGAGCCTCTTTGCTCGAATTCGAGGAATTGATGGACGGGATCCCCTTGACCGGGCAATCTATCACGTTGCTGGGCTCCTCTGCCATGTCCGCGATGCGGCTGGCCTACATCGTGGTTCTTGCGGAAAAGCGCGGGGTGGATTTGAAGGAGGTGCATGGCAGCGTGACGGAATATCCCTTCTGTCACACCTTCGGCCAGACCGATCATCTGCCTCTCGATCTCAATATCAAGCTCTGGCTCGATTCCTCAGAATACATTGTGAGAAACAAAATACGCATGCGCTCCGGTATTCTCAGTCAGCATTTTCAGGAGTCCGGCGGCAACAACGCGCAGGCGCTCGCCGTGGAGATCGCGCAGCTCAAAGAGTTGCTCGGGCTACTGGTCAACGATCGGGGCCTCGACTTCGAAGATGTTTCGTTCCTCCCGTATGAACTCGTGAGCATCGGGTCGCGCTTTTTTGAGGAAATAGCCAAAGTCCGGGCCCTGCGAAGGATGTACGCGAAAATGGCCAAAGAAACCTTTAAGGCAAAAAGCGAGAAGGCTTGCCAATTGTTGATATCCGTCCATACGTCCGGACGCACCATGACGTATCAGCAGCCTCTCAACAATATCGCGCGATGCGCGATCCAGACTCTCGCCGGAGCCATTGCGGGCTGCACCGCAATCGACAATGCCTGCCTGGACAACGCGCACGCAGAGCCCTCGGCTTTCGCAGCGAGGATGTCCTTGAACACGCAGCACATCGTGTCTGACGAAACCGGGGTAACCGATGTTACAGACCCTC
This window of the Syntrophorhabdales bacterium genome carries:
- a CDS encoding 2-hydroxyacyl-CoA dehydratase family protein, with protein sequence MTEQNGSALALAEKYYTQYGLRARELKAAGRKIIGYLTAMGPVEILTAAGVVPFRLKGNVAEAITRGDAYMETIVCPFVRSVFDAAVKGKFDFLDGLILPHQCDSIDRTSDIWNYDLTLPYFHFLNVPHMTDDPSFEFMKEILRIFISSLEKVTGANITSEALAGAIQAHNDNRRLIRELYALRKSNPPLISGTEMMKVLVAIMSLPVDESSALVESVIRDVKQREVAGNGRRQRIMLIGDQIDDVAVTEIIEAAGAWLVMDDISIGAKMHWADADASAEPVHAIAERILRKLKLPTLAESGTTYNESVDSRFGHLRRHIDEFNVDGVIHIVYKYCDPYGFEVPALKNFIESNGTPVLYLEDEYSTSALGRVKTRIEAFLEMIA
- a CDS encoding 2-hydroxyacyl-CoA dehydratase family protein; translation: MAEQRKARQLATEAAVKVPKIARANLVATVKAKEEGKKVAYAFIDSGQEEIMRAMDIVPAWVESFSGICSAKRDAEKYLQKAEADNLSRSLCTYATCNLGFDMWRQELEGEMPPGAPWGGLGKPDMIIGSGQQLCDPRFKWPQATQFYLRDVPMFLAGLYYPPWDPTLDEKEFKEQEKIYVNYTAAEYREQVRFCEKYTGKKMDWDRFEQIVDLTDRTWDLFVDTYELRKAVPTPMDTGDAMNTMVPFAFNLATQEAYDFYLALNAELKQKIAEGKGVAEHETYRLVWGAGLPSWFALSDFQYFNDKGAVFPVEITYRNAEKIERLELPKTSDPIEHCAWRRVKFWTHWYEKARKRPGSLPKVERIIEYLEGYGCVGVVFHSAFSCRSWHAGIVQQAQVLRKMYGDIPVLIMEGDIVDISAYNEVDTHNRIDAFIETLEARRIQKRP
- a CDS encoding cytidylate kinase family protein is translated as MYFITLSRKMGANGSEIARRVAQELHCNLYDTEAIEHRAREMGFLKDVQDIDEKVPSLFQRIFSSRPQAHLNRLMAVIYELASQGNALFLGRGSHLLLREFPCAMHVRVTASLGKRIGNMEERGLRREEAIRVLQRIDHERAAFIKFAFGADWDNPELYDVVLNMDHLSIPLAADIVINMATSDAMKSRSMDAMQSLGMMSLARRAEAALVEAGFAPPYVSVFVVEPSKIRLTGTVGVPHEKTDAGRAVAGVQGITFVDNQIQIATAFTKED
- a CDS encoding TetR/AcrR family transcriptional regulator, with translation MKRKNSAKPSPKSDKKINAIATAAGKLFSTKGYVETSMEDIAATAKLSKGGMYHYFSCKEDILYFILSNFMDLMLEGFEQELRDLQNPADKVGHVISRHVEAYAAHMYSAKALLNEAYNLSTSKLSKIKSKEKRYFSIIAGVLSLYCGHTLPKEKLTVVTFNLLGMCNWIYSWYNPEGSIRPDQLSEIIFENFTKGLSAFRRHHEHAD
- a CDS encoding methylmalonyl-CoA mutase family protein — its product is MKRETDYGYEIKPVYTPEDIESLDYARDIGDPGSYPFVRGYHPNGYRSRVWTRRMTAGLGSSKKTNEVLKQYREMGQTQGMLVICDRPNAMPIDADHPMGRREAGVLGWHGASLLEFEELMDGIPLTGQSITLLGSSAMSAMRLAYIVVLAEKRGVDLKEVHGSVTEYPFCHTFGQTDHLPLDLNIKLWLDSSEYIVRNKIRMRSGILSQHFQESGGNNAQALAVEIAQLKELLGLLVNDRGLDFEDVSFLPYELVSIGSRFFEEIAKVRALRRMYAKMAKETFKAKSEKACQLLISVHTSGRTMTYQQPLNNIARCAIQTLAGAIAGCTAIDNACLDNAHAEPSAFAARMSLNTQHIVSDETGVTDVTDPLAGSYFVEYLTSKAEDEAYKILQQIEDQGGMIAAVKKGYIHAMMEESARKRQKEIESNERLIVGVNELVIPQEEDDAIPIQSVEASDSEAIARRMEDWKKTRDIPLLQEKIAQLHNDAKKGENYNLMPSIIEAVKAYATAAEIMGVIRMAHGFHYDPLEMIDCPFDM